In Beijerinckiaceae bacterium, the sequence TGAAGATCCTTTTTTCCATCGCCAAGGAGCTTGACGATTTGGGCCTCGATCTTCTTGCCGCCGGGGGAACATACAAACATTTTTCCGCGATCGACGGGGAAAAAGTCCCGTCCAATGTGCGGATGCTGGGCTTTGTTTCGGATGACGATCTCGCGGCCCTTTATCAAAACGCGTTCTGTTTTGCCTTTCCCTCGCTGACGGAAGGTTTTGGGCTGCCGGCCCTTGAAGCCCTGGCTTTCGGATGTCCGGTCCTCGCGTCCGGCTGCGCGAGTTTGCCGGAAGTCTGCGGCAATGCTGCGCTTTACGCCGATCCAAATGCGCCGCGCGCCTGGCTCGATCAGGTCCGGCGTCTGCACGCGGACCCGAACTTGGCCGCAACCTTGCGCGCCGAAGGACCGCCCCGAGCTAAGCAATTCTCCTGGAGCAAAAGCGCGGGGCTGTATCTCGATTTGATTCGGTCAACATTGCGGCAAACGGATTGATCGCATCGATTTGAAGGTGTCGGTTGGAGGAACCGCAGACTATAAAAAACCAAAGTGACGTGATATATATTTTCAGCTGTCAGAATAGAACAGCCCGTTTGGGGCATTGCTCCTTGAAGCGGGCGGCGGCATATCCAATTGAGGTGAATACTGGGCGGTCGCCAGACGTTCATCCAGTTTTGGCATTTTCAACCGCGAGCGAGGTGTCAACAGGGCCGGTAAGGCGGACTTTCAAACCTTTTTCGATAATGATTATGCGAGAACATGCAATAATACTTAAAAGTTTGACGTGAGCCTCCGCACGGATCCCTGTGTGCGCTTGACTATGCTGAACATCACTGTGGGGTTTGGCGAAACGAAAGTTTAAAGAGCGGCGATGAACCGAATGTTGAAGGTGGATAAGCGTCTCCTTTCGAACGAAATGAGCCCAAATGCGGGGGGGCCTCCGGAATTGGGCCCGCGTAATTTCTATATGCGGATCATTCGCCACCAGCTTCCCATCATGCTGGTGTTTTTCATTTTGTGCATGTCCCTCGGCGTTATCTATCTATTCGTCACGAAGCCGACCTATGTCGCTACCGCCTCGATGATGATCGACACCAGAAAAGCGCAGTTGCTTGACCCGCAGGCCAAGGGCGGGGAGCCGACCGTGGACGTCGGGATGGTGCAGACCCAAATCGAACTGTTGAAATCCCAGAATGTCAGCCGTGCGGTCGTCAAGGAACTGCATCTGATGGACGATCCGGAATTTGCCGGCGGCCGTCCCGGATTTATCGGCTCTCTCACGGCCAAGTTTTGGGGCTTGTTCTCGACCCCCGGGCCACCGCCGACAGAATCGCAGCGCATGCTGAGCGTCCTCGCGGTATTCCAGGGCAAGCGGACCGTGACTCGCGTCGGACAAAGCTATGTCATGGAAATTAGCGTTCAGTCGACCAATGCCGAAAAGGCAGCGCGAATCGCCAACGCTATCGCGAACGCCTATATCGACGACCAGCTCGAGGCCAAATATGAAGCGACGCGGCGCGCAAGCGTCTGGCTGCAGGACCGCTTGAAGGAACTCAGCGCCCAAGTCGCCGCTCAGCAACAGGCTGTTGTGAATTTCCGCGAGAAAAACAACATCATCGATACCGGCGGCCGGCTGATGAATGATCAGCAGCTTTCGGAGGTCAACAGCCAGCTCATTCTGTCCCAAGCCGCAACCGCCGAAGCCAAAGCCCGCTATGACCGGATTCAGGAAGTTCTGAAACAGGAGGTGCCGGACGCGTCCATTGCGGATGCCCTGAACAATCAGATCATCATCAAATTGCGCGGCGAATATCTGGAAATGGCCTCCCGTGTATCGATCTGGACGCAGAAATACGGCGCGGAACATTTATCGGTCTTGGCCCAGCGCACCCAGATGCGCGAGGTTCTCCGCTCGATCAGGGACGAAATGGGAAAGATCGAGCAAAGCTACAAAAGCGAATACCAGATCGCCCTTGCTCGCGAACAGAGCCTGCGCACCAGCCTCGGCAAGGCGGTATCGCAATCCCAGATTACCAATCAGGCGCAAGTTCAGCTCCGGGAGCTCGAAAGCAACGCTCAAACCTCGCGGTCTTTGCACGACAATTTCCTGCAGCGTTACATGGAAGCCGTTCAGCAGCAGTCCTTCCCGATCACCGAGGCTCGGCTGATCGGGCCTGCCGAAACGCCTTTGTCGAAAAGCTTTCCCAAGACCTCGCTGATCCTTTTGATCACTGCGGCCGCCGGCTTGGCGGTGAGCTTCGGGATCGCGGCCGTGCGGGAGATGATG encodes:
- a CDS encoding exopolysaccharide biosynthesis protein; protein product: MLKVDKRLLSNEMSPNAGGPPELGPRNFYMRIIRHQLPIMLVFFILCMSLGVIYLFVTKPTYVATASMMIDTRKAQLLDPQAKGGEPTVDVGMVQTQIELLKSQNVSRAVVKELHLMDDPEFAGGRPGFIGSLTAKFWGLFSTPGPPPTESQRMLSVLAVFQGKRTVTRVGQSYVMEISVQSTNAEKAARIANAIANAYIDDQLEAKYEATRRASVWLQDRLKELSAQVAAQQQAVVNFREKNNIIDTGGRLMNDQQLSEVNSQLILSQAATAEAKARYDRIQEVLKQEVPDASIADALNNQIIIKLRGEYLEMASRVSIWTQKYGAEHLSVLAQRTQMREVLRSIRDEMGKIEQSYKSEYQIALAREQSLRTSLGKAVSQSQITNQAQVQLRELESNAQTSRSLHDNFLQRYMEAVQQQSFPITEARLIGPAETPLSKSFPKTSLILLITAAAGLAVSFGIAAVREMMDRVFRSSDQVEEELQLNCLAMLPRLKAPAISDAEDLDSPPPPPLLGPGPLRIRSHPLLDQVLDEPFSQFSEALRTVKVASDISGILKSKRVMGVISTVPGEGKTTICANYAQLIAHGGSRAILIDADLRNPSLSRQLAYDGPGLIDVLAGWKTVDEVLLVNPRSGLRMLPSGQTSNLPHTNELLASDAMKKLIMTLQDTYDYIIADLPPLIPVVDARASTSFVDSYLYVVEWGATKIDLVKHGLSGAPELYERLLGVILNKVDMTSIGRYERYRNNYYYEKYHARYTNPDRPQSSVPKSSVGAQR